The following coding sequences lie in one Epinephelus lanceolatus isolate andai-2023 chromosome 24, ASM4190304v1, whole genome shotgun sequence genomic window:
- the LOC144461889 gene encoding NLR family CARD domain-containing protein 3-like isoform X4 yields MMCVSSPDESVCELSSMNRCEDREEGVPPSKTTLCGEHDSQTKAQRIHQRPDSAGPGPGPGPGPEPSCVSLKSDWSVDRDINFKVHQPSAAERIHQRPDSPAPSCVSFKSDWSMLEPITFKAGQQVDQESSEVPSGQSAQQHQTHLDSIFMLLEENILTFVKNELKKIQKVLSPDYPECFESQREDEEVLEGEDEEQRRSSREAFLKITLHFLRRMKQEELADCLQSRTVAVCRRKLKSNLQKKFQCVFEGIAKAGNPTLLNQIYTELYITEGGTAEVNDEHEVRQIETASRKSDILETTIRQEDIFKGSPGRDEPIRTVMTKGVAGIGKTVLTQKFSLDWAEDKANQDIQLTFPFTFRELNVLKEKKYSLVELVHHFFTETKEAGICRFEEFQVVFIFDGLDECRLPLDFHNNEILTDVTESTSVDVLLTNLIRGKLLPSARLWITTRPAAANQIPADCVDMVTEVRGFTDPQKEEYFRKRFRDEEQASRIISHIKTSRSLHIMCHIPVFCWITATVLEDVMKTREEGELPKTLTEMYIHFLVVQTKVKNMKYDGGAETDHHWSPESRKMIESLGKLAFDQLQKGNLIFYESDLTECGIDIRAASVYSGVFTQIFKEERGLYQDKVFCFVHLSVQEFLAALHVHLTFINSGVNLMAEQQTTSMLPKVFRDKPKLIHLHQSAVDKALQSPNGHLDLFLRFLLGLSLQTNQKHLRGLLTQTGSSSQTNQKTVQYVKKTINQDLSAERSINLFHCLNELNDRSLVEEIQQSLSSGHLSTDKPSPAQWSALVFILLSSEEDLDVFDLKKYSASEEALMRLLPVVKASNKAL; encoded by the exons ATGATGTGTGTTTCCTCTCCagatgaaagtgtgtgtgagttgaGCAGCATGAATCGgtgtgaggacagagaggagggagtcCCTCCCTCTAAAACCACTCTGTGTGGGGAACATGACAGCCAGACCAAAGCTCAGAG GATCCATCAGAGACCAGACTCtgctggacctggacctggacctggacctggacctgaacccagctgtgtgtccttAAAGAGCGACTGGTCAGTTGATCGAGACATTAATTTTAAAGTCCATCAGCCCTCTGCTGCAGAGAG GATCCATCAGAGACCAGACTCACCTgcacccagctgtgtgtccttCAAAAGTGACTGGTCAATGTTGGAACCTATTACATTTAAAGCTGGACAACA AGTGGACCAGGAGAGCTCAGAGGTTCCCAGTGGTCAGTCTGCCcagcagcatcaaacacacctggactcCATATTTATG ctgctggaggagaacaTCCTCACTTTTGTGAAGAACGAGCTGAAGAAGATCCAGAAGGTTCTGAGTCCAGATTACCCAGAATGCTTCGAGAGTCagagggaggatgaggaggtgtTGGAGGGTGAGGatgaagagcagaggaggagcagcagagaggcattTCTGAAGATCACACTGCACTTCCTGAGGAGAAtgaagcaggaggagctggctgactGTCTGCAGAGCA gAACTGTTGCTGTGTGTCGACGTAAACTCAAATCTAACCTGCAGAAGaagttccagtgtgtgtttgaggggatCGCTAAAGCAGGAAACCCAACCCTTCTGAATCAGATctacacagagctctacatcacagagggagggactgCAGAGGTCAATGATGAACATGAGGTCAGACAGATTGAAACAGCATCCAGGAAATCAGACATACTCGAAACAACCATCAGACAAGAAGACATCTTTAAAGGCTCACCTGGAAGAgatgaaccaatcagaacagtgaTGACAAAGGGAGTGGCTGGCATTGGGAAAACAGTCTTAACACAGAAGTTCTCTCTGGACTGGGCTGAAGACAAAGCCAACCAGGACATACAGTTGACATTTCCATTCACTTTCAGAGAGCTGaatgtgctgaaagagaaaaagtacagcttggtggaacttgttcatcacttctttacTGAAACCAAAGAAGCAGGAATCTGCAGGTTTGAAGAGTTCCAGGTTGTGTTCATCTTTGACGGTCTGGATGAGTGTCGACTTCCTCTGGACTTCCACAACAATGAGATCCTGACTGATGTTACAGAGTCCACCTCAGTGGATGTGCTGCTGACAAACCtcatcagggggaaactgcttccctctgctcgcctctggataaccacacgacctgcagcagccaatcagatccctgctgactgtgttgacatggtgacagaggtcagagggttcactgacccacagaaggaggagtacttcaggaagagattcagagatgaggagcaggccAGCAGAATCATCTCCCACATCAAGACATCACGAAGCCTCCACATCATGTGCCACatcccagtcttctgctggatcactgctacagttctggaggatgtgatgaagaccagagaggaaggagagctgCCCAAGACCCTGACTGAGATGTACATCCACTTCCTGGTGGTTCAGACCAAAGTGAAGAACATGAAgtatgatggaggagctgagacagATCATCACTGGAGTCCAGAGAGCAGGAAGATGATTGAGTCTCTGGGAAAACTGGCTTTTGATCAGCTGCAGAAAGGCAACCTGATCTTCTATGAATCAGACCTGACAGAGTGTGGCATCGATATCAGAGCAGCCTCAGTGTACTcaggagtgttcacacagatctttaaagaggagagaggactgtaccagGACAAGGTGTTCTGCTTCGTCCATCTGAGTGTTCAGGAGTTTCTGGCTGCTCTTCATGTCCATCTGACCTTCATCAACTCTGGAGTCAATCTGATGGCAGAACAACAAACAACTTCCATGCTGCCTAAAGTCTTCAGAGACAAACCTAAACTCATACATCTCCACCAGAGTGCTGTGGACAAGGCCTTACAGAGTCCAAATGGACACCTGGACTTGTTCCTCCGCTTCCTCCTGGGTCTCTCACTGCAGACCAATCAGAAACACCTACGAGGTCTgctgacacagacaggaagtagctCACAGACCAATCAGAAAACAGTCCAGTACGTCAAGAAGACGATCAACCAGGATCTGTCTGCAGAGAGAAGCATCAACCTGTTCCACTgtctgaatgaactgaatgatcGTTCTCTAGTGGAGGAGATCCAACAGTCCCTGAGTTCAGGACATCTCTCCACAGATAAACCGTCTCCTGCTCAGTGGTCAGCTCTGGTCTTCATCTTACTGTCATCAGAAGAAGATCTGGACGTGTTTGACCTGAAGAAATACTCTGCTTCAGAGGAGGCTCTAATGAGGCTGCTGCCAGTGGTCAAAGCCTCCAACAAAGCTCTGTAA